One part of the Longimicrobium sp. genome encodes these proteins:
- a CDS encoding UbiA family prenyltransferase — MGILRAVLRIVRPPSSLLAFLSVLLPLLVRTSDLSFSLQKALPLLFGSMCTFIVNDLDDVEKDRINHPDRPLPSGELKPAFVAVLYYCCLASTLLSIRFGIGTNPISFLYYLGLIAAISYRYVVEYLPVIKPLYVALVSTGPVILIVQYSPREPSLYAVAVAVFFFMLGRELCKDLPDRPGDPASFLHTLEPRRVALISGVCQTAGVALVSLRVETVLGFLNILLMALLVVLSYVFWLRWGRLTTALGLMKGTIFLGLFFLI, encoded by the coding sequence GTGGGCATTCTTCGCGCAGTCCTCAGAATTGTGCGCCCGCCTTCGTCGTTACTTGCCTTCTTATCCGTCCTCCTACCTTTGCTGGTACGAACGAGTGATCTGAGCTTTAGCCTGCAGAAAGCACTTCCGCTTCTCTTTGGCAGCATGTGCACGTTCATCGTCAATGACCTCGACGATGTCGAGAAGGACAGGATCAATCATCCAGACCGGCCTTTGCCGAGCGGCGAGTTGAAACCCGCGTTTGTCGCCGTCCTGTATTACTGCTGTCTCGCGTCGACATTGCTGTCGATCCGTTTTGGTATCGGCACAAATCCGATCTCCTTCCTCTATTACCTGGGATTGATAGCGGCCATCAGCTACAGGTACGTCGTGGAGTATCTGCCTGTTATCAAGCCGCTTTACGTCGCGCTGGTATCGACCGGACCCGTGATCCTTATCGTGCAGTACTCCCCTCGTGAACCCAGCCTCTATGCGGTGGCGGTAGCGGTCTTCTTCTTCATGCTCGGCCGGGAGCTGTGCAAGGATTTACCAGATCGCCCCGGCGATCCTGCGTCGTTCCTGCACACCCTCGAGCCGCGCCGAGTCGCGCTCATCTCGGGTGTGTGCCAGACGGCTGGGGTTGCACTCGTGTCGCTACGAGTCGAAACCGTTCTCGGGTTCCTGAACATCCTGCTGATGGCCCTGCTAGTCGTGCTCTCTTATGTTTTCTGGCTCCGCTGGGGCCGTCTTACAACCGCTCTCGGACTGATGAAAGGCACGATCTTCCTTGGACTTTTCTTTTTGATATAG
- a CDS encoding tyrosine-type recombinase/integrase, with protein MTVAEAIEAFLFHCRYEKNLSPKTLRAYATDLGQFARFLVSLGEPCQIAEVGKEELRAFIKAQYEHLAPKSVKRKVATLKALFGYLEREDAVAVSPFRKMAVRIKEERRLPRTVPLSELKRLFTHLYQLKQACADSASPEYHTLLRDIAVLEVLFATGARVSEVCHLTVEDVDLRKGWIRIMGKGGRERVIYLCNVETLSLLRDYRAIAHTSTPAYFFRNQRGGRLSEQSVRAMLSKYTSGAGLQRSVTPHMVRHSVATLLLEEGMDIRYIQQLLGHTSITTTQIYTEVHPPNQRRLLARKHPRRRFHLSPK; from the coding sequence ATGACCGTGGCAGAAGCGATCGAAGCGTTCCTCTTCCACTGCCGCTACGAGAAGAACCTGAGCCCGAAGACGCTCAGAGCGTACGCCACCGACCTTGGGCAGTTCGCCAGGTTTCTGGTCTCGCTCGGAGAGCCTTGCCAGATCGCGGAAGTCGGGAAGGAGGAGCTTCGCGCCTTCATCAAAGCGCAGTACGAGCACCTCGCGCCGAAGAGCGTGAAGCGGAAGGTGGCGACCTTGAAGGCGCTGTTCGGGTACTTGGAGCGGGAAGATGCGGTGGCAGTTAGCCCCTTTAGGAAGATGGCGGTGCGCATCAAAGAGGAGCGGCGGCTCCCGCGGACCGTGCCGCTGTCGGAGCTGAAGCGCCTGTTCACGCACCTCTACCAGCTCAAGCAGGCGTGCGCTGATTCTGCCTCGCCCGAATACCACACCCTGCTGCGCGACATTGCGGTGCTTGAAGTGCTGTTTGCCACCGGCGCCCGGGTTTCGGAAGTGTGCCATCTCACTGTCGAAGACGTAGACTTGCGGAAGGGTTGGATTCGCATCATGGGTAAGGGAGGACGTGAACGAGTGATTTATCTGTGTAATGTGGAGACTCTATCTCTGCTGCGCGATTACCGGGCAATCGCGCACACAAGCACGCCCGCCTATTTCTTTCGGAATCAACGCGGAGGTCGGCTCTCGGAGCAGTCCGTGCGCGCAATGCTGAGCAAGTACACCAGCGGAGCCGGTCTCCAGCGGTCTGTAACTCCTCACATGGTCCGGCATTCAGTGGCTACATTACTGCTGGAGGAAGGCATGGACATCCGCTATATTCAGCAACTTTTAGGGCACACTTCAATCACCACTACCCAGATCTATACTGAGGTGCACCCTCCAAATCAGCGACGGCTCCTCGCGAGAAAACATCCGCGCCGTCGCTTCCACCTGAGTCCGAAATAA
- the lpdA gene encoding dihydrolipoyl dehydrogenase, giving the protein MADNSFDIVIIGAGPAGYVAAIKAAQLGFKTACVEEVALGGVCLNIGCIPTKALLESAAMITHLGHAKEFGVTVGELKLDLAQAVKRSRQVSERLVKGIGFLFKKNKVTHLAGRGRIAGKGKVEVTGKDGKAQTVSARHVIIATGSAPRDLPFLKIDHDRVWDSTDAMMAQETPKTLAIVGAGAIGCEFADVYAAFGTKVTIIEALDRVLPLEDKDCSAVVEKSYRKREMDIFTGARLEKADVRKDGVTLTLKTAKGETKTIEAERVLQAVGRAPLVQDIGLEKVGIQLTERGFIAIDRQMKTNVEGFYAIGDVAGPPLLAHKGSHEGVACVEAIHGDPHAGIDYANIPNCTYCHPEIASVGLTEEQAREQGYDVDVGVFPWSANGRALTAGDTDGFVKVVRDRKYSEVLGAHIVGPHATELIAEFVVGRHLETTVEEMDRAMHPHPTLSEAVAEAALAALGHALHI; this is encoded by the coding sequence TTGGCGGACAACAGCTTCGACATCGTGATCATCGGCGCCGGGCCGGCGGGGTACGTGGCCGCCATCAAGGCCGCGCAGCTCGGCTTCAAGACGGCGTGCGTGGAAGAGGTGGCGCTGGGCGGCGTGTGCCTGAACATCGGCTGCATCCCCACCAAGGCGCTGCTGGAAAGCGCCGCCATGATCACCCACCTGGGCCACGCGAAGGAGTTCGGCGTCACCGTCGGCGAGCTCAAGCTCGACCTGGCCCAGGCCGTCAAGCGCAGCCGCCAGGTCTCCGAGCGCCTGGTGAAGGGGATCGGCTTCCTCTTCAAGAAGAACAAGGTCACGCACCTGGCCGGCCGCGGCCGCATCGCCGGCAAGGGCAAGGTCGAGGTGACGGGGAAGGACGGGAAGGCGCAGACGGTGTCGGCCAGGCACGTGATCATCGCCACCGGCTCGGCCCCGCGCGACCTGCCGTTCCTCAAGATCGACCACGACCGCGTGTGGGACTCCACCGACGCGATGATGGCGCAGGAGACCCCGAAGACGCTCGCCATCGTGGGCGCCGGCGCCATCGGCTGCGAGTTCGCCGACGTCTACGCCGCGTTCGGCACCAAGGTGACCATCATCGAGGCGCTGGACCGCGTGCTGCCGCTGGAGGACAAGGACTGTTCGGCGGTGGTGGAGAAGAGCTATCGCAAGCGGGAGATGGACATCTTCACCGGCGCGCGGCTGGAGAAGGCCGACGTGCGCAAGGACGGCGTCACGCTCACGCTGAAGACGGCGAAGGGCGAGACGAAGACGATCGAGGCCGAGCGCGTGCTCCAGGCCGTGGGCCGCGCGCCGCTGGTGCAGGACATCGGGCTGGAGAAGGTGGGGATCCAGCTCACCGAGCGCGGCTTCATCGCCATCGACCGGCAGATGAAGACGAACGTGGAGGGCTTCTACGCCATCGGCGACGTGGCCGGGCCGCCGCTGCTGGCGCACAAGGGCTCGCACGAGGGCGTGGCGTGCGTCGAGGCCATCCACGGCGACCCGCACGCCGGGATCGACTACGCCAACATCCCCAACTGCACCTACTGCCACCCCGAGATCGCTTCCGTCGGGCTGACGGAGGAGCAGGCGCGCGAGCAGGGGTACGACGTGGACGTGGGCGTCTTCCCCTGGAGCGCCAACGGCCGCGCGCTCACCGCGGGCGACACCGACGGCTTCGTGAAGGTGGTGCGGGACAGGAAGTACAGCGAGGTGCTGGGCGCCCACATCGTGGGGCCGCACGCCACGGAGCTGATCGCCGAGTTCGTGGTGGGCCGCCACCTGGAGACCACCGTGGAGGAGATGGACCGGGCCATGCACCCGCATCCCACCCTCTCCGAAGCCGTCGCCGAGGCCGCCCTGGCCGCCCTCGGCCACGCGCTGCACATCTAG
- a CDS encoding DUF1206 domain-containing protein, with protein sequence MAEIPVEQVRRAARGMKREAAPWIERLARIGYFARGVVYVVIAWMAAQAALGKGHAEGPQGALVEVFRQPFGKALLIALAVGLAGYALWRLVQALLDPEHKGTDAKGLAARAGALVTGVFHAGLAVAAVRMAMGSGGPGGGDSQVRERTGTLMEQPAGPWLVGAVGLGIAAYGLRQIYRAWKADLGKRLDLSRMSPQSRPMFVAASRAGLAARGVVFCLIGFFLGRAALAADPGEARALGGALESLRSAPYGPWLLGLVALGLAGYGIFEMVKARYRIIRPPT encoded by the coding sequence ATGGCGGAGATTCCGGTCGAGCAGGTGAGGCGGGCGGCGCGCGGGATGAAGCGCGAGGCGGCGCCGTGGATCGAGCGGCTGGCGCGCATCGGCTACTTCGCGCGCGGGGTGGTCTACGTGGTGATCGCCTGGATGGCGGCGCAGGCGGCGCTCGGCAAGGGACACGCGGAGGGGCCACAGGGGGCGCTGGTGGAGGTGTTCCGCCAGCCGTTCGGGAAGGCGCTGCTGATCGCGCTGGCGGTGGGGCTCGCGGGGTACGCGCTCTGGCGGCTCGTCCAGGCGCTGCTCGACCCGGAGCACAAGGGAACTGACGCGAAGGGGCTCGCCGCGCGCGCCGGGGCGCTCGTCACCGGCGTCTTCCACGCGGGGCTCGCGGTGGCCGCGGTGCGGATGGCGATGGGCTCGGGCGGGCCGGGCGGGGGCGACTCGCAGGTGCGCGAGCGCACGGGGACGCTGATGGAGCAGCCGGCCGGCCCCTGGCTGGTGGGCGCGGTCGGGCTGGGGATCGCCGCCTACGGCCTGCGCCAGATCTACCGCGCGTGGAAGGCCGACCTGGGGAAGCGGCTCGACCTGTCGCGGATGAGCCCCCAGTCGCGGCCGATGTTCGTCGCCGCGTCGCGCGCGGGGCTGGCGGCGCGCGGGGTGGTGTTCTGCCTGATCGGCTTCTTCCTGGGCCGCGCCGCGCTCGCCGCCGACCCCGGCGAGGCGCGCGCGCTGGGCGGCGCCCTGGAGTCGCTGCGCAGCGCGCCGTACGGGCCGTGGCTGCTGGGCCTGGTCGCCCTCGGGCTCGCCGGCTACGGGATCTTCGAGATGGTGAAGGCGCGCTACCGCATCATCCGCCCGCCGACGTGA
- a CDS encoding ArsR family transcriptional regulator codes for MQSRGWKERLLGSTRGRIITLLRRSERTVNELADELGLTDNAVRTHLAALERDGLVALTGVRRGIGKPAHLYALTGEAETLFPRAYGVVLKTLVDAMRRSLPPDQVEVLVSETGRRLAAGLPRATGDLSRRAEAAVAVLAELGGIAEWRVEEGAATIRGFGCPLREAVDESPLVCRIAAALLSEVVGYDVEECCARGESPSCRFQFGTASA; via the coding sequence ATGCAATCGAGAGGGTGGAAGGAGCGGCTGCTGGGGAGCACGCGGGGGCGGATCATCACGCTGCTGCGGCGCTCCGAGCGCACCGTCAACGAGCTGGCCGACGAGCTGGGGCTCACCGACAACGCGGTGCGCACGCACCTGGCCGCGCTGGAGCGCGACGGGCTGGTGGCGCTCACCGGGGTGCGCCGGGGCATCGGCAAGCCCGCGCACCTGTACGCTTTGACCGGCGAGGCCGAGACGCTCTTCCCGCGCGCCTACGGCGTGGTGCTGAAGACGCTGGTGGACGCGATGCGGCGCTCGCTCCCGCCCGACCAGGTGGAGGTGCTGGTGTCCGAGACGGGCCGCCGCCTGGCCGCCGGCCTCCCGCGCGCCACGGGCGACCTGTCGCGCCGCGCCGAGGCGGCCGTGGCCGTGCTGGCGGAGCTGGGCGGGATCGCCGAGTGGCGGGTGGAGGAGGGCGCGGCCACCATCCGCGGCTTCGGCTGCCCCCTGCGCGAGGCCGTGGACGAGAGCCCGCTGGTCTGCCGCATCGCCGCCGCGCTGCTGAGCGAGGTGGTCGGCTACGATGTCGAGGAGTGCTGCGCCCGCGGCGAGTCGCCGAGCTGCCGGTTCCAGTTCGGCACCGCCAGTGCGTGA
- a CDS encoding DUF4142 domain-containing protein, whose product MAHSTPETRRALALALAIPALLLAAACAKGGDEDDVAATADTSTATAVSPSPPPTPPATAAATVTDPQIAAIVVAANAVDSAAGELAKTKGSNQQVKDFGNMMVTDHSGVNKQAVDLVTRLGVTPEQNPTSQSLTQGGEQNVQQLQGLSGAEFDRAYIEHEVQYHQQVLDAIDQTLIPSAQNAELKSLLQTVRPAVQAHLDRAKQIQGSLQGA is encoded by the coding sequence ATGGCCCACAGCACTCCCGAGACCCGCCGCGCCCTGGCGCTCGCCCTGGCCATCCCCGCGCTGCTCCTGGCCGCCGCCTGCGCCAAGGGCGGCGACGAAGACGACGTCGCGGCCACCGCCGACACCAGCACCGCCACCGCGGTCTCCCCCAGCCCGCCGCCGACGCCGCCCGCGACGGCCGCCGCCACGGTGACCGACCCGCAGATCGCGGCCATCGTGGTGGCGGCCAACGCCGTGGACAGCGCCGCCGGCGAGCTGGCGAAGACGAAGGGGAGCAACCAGCAGGTGAAGGACTTCGGCAACATGATGGTGACCGACCACTCGGGCGTGAACAAGCAGGCGGTGGACCTGGTCACCCGCCTGGGCGTGACGCCGGAGCAGAACCCCACCAGCCAGAGCCTCACGCAGGGCGGCGAGCAGAACGTGCAGCAGCTGCAGGGCCTGAGCGGGGCGGAGTTCGACCGCGCCTACATCGAGCACGAGGTGCAGTACCACCAGCAGGTGCTGGACGCCATCGACCAGACGCTGATCCCGAGCGCGCAGAACGCGGAGCTGAAGAGCCTGCTCCAGACCGTGCGCCCGGCCGTGCAGGCGCACCTGGACCGCGCGAAGCAGATCCAGGGCTCGCTGCAGGGGGCGTGA
- a CDS encoding PadR family transcriptional regulator, whose amino-acid sequence MTDEVPLGSFEEQVMVAVVRARGEAYGTNVRREIESATGRGVAVGAVYATLDRLEAKGLVASDRAGTGGASRRLFTVTAAGARALVETRAMRERLWHGVDVRRLLALGGT is encoded by the coding sequence GTGACCGACGAAGTCCCGCTCGGATCGTTCGAGGAGCAGGTGATGGTCGCCGTGGTGCGCGCGCGCGGCGAGGCGTACGGGACCAACGTCCGCCGCGAGATCGAGAGCGCCACGGGGCGCGGCGTGGCGGTGGGCGCGGTGTACGCCACGCTGGACCGGCTGGAGGCGAAGGGGCTGGTCGCCTCCGACCGGGCGGGCACCGGCGGCGCGTCGCGGCGGCTGTTCACCGTGACCGCCGCGGGCGCGCGGGCGCTGGTGGAGACGCGCGCCATGCGGGAGCGGCTCTGGCACGGCGTGGACGTGCGGCGCCTCCTCGCGCTGGGAGGGACGTGA
- a CDS encoding ADOP family duplicated permease produces the protein MLPRLPAAILRALLPYAERDEVLADLAAEHAEREAADGRGAARRWVWGQVLGSVPALLRRSWWRGWSGFEPRANRMRPGGPMLESWIMDARYAVRRLRARPTYTLLAVLTLALGVGGTAAIFGVARGLLLDPLPYRAEDEVAVFWFPASWTEEEFLYLRGNFPGFQQVAAYRSEDATLELSGAPARLLPGIASSSELFRVLGVRPELGRGLQAGDDAQGAEPVAVLSHGLWRELGGDPSLVGKRIRLDGVSRTVVGVMPAGFWFPDPTVRVWLAAPLDPEGRSGSYTFVGRVAPGQKVDAMSGPLARLKTMLAERFEYPEQWDKTREPSLTPVREFLLGKLRPAVLATVAAMALILLIACANVAALMLGQVEGRTTELAVRTALGADRARLTQQLVAEALLVGAVAGGIGAALAAGAFRLLVGALPLGAWAESVSLDWSVFWAAMGVALLASLLVALVPVVALWRGDLRSALGRQRTGGIGGRGGRLEGGLVVAEVALGVLMAAGAALLVRSVSNLYAIDPGVDTRGVAVIDVALGADVPTERRQQTVRELVAALGQLPGVRSAGAAQKIPLRGSGDNWGLAVVGRPDLEESTTAFRIVTPGYFPTMGIALRQGRLFGGSDRPGGERAVVVNEALARKYFPGVSPVGRLVSTGFDSAGERIVGVVEDVAEGSLTDQAEPARYMLYDQIPYAPEGNTLVLRTDRPEDAAAVLDAARRTIQRTAPGVAVQKATTMERVLAQAVGPARQVMTLLTLLTGLALVLGAVGVYGVISHFASRRRRDWGIRVALGLRPSRVVALVVRHGAALVGGGIALGIVATLVLARLLASLLYGIGAADPLALAAAAAALMTVGLVAAYVPAWRASRVDPAEVLREQ, from the coding sequence ATGCTCCCCCGCCTCCCCGCCGCGATCCTGCGCGCCCTCCTGCCGTACGCCGAGCGGGACGAGGTGCTGGCCGACCTCGCCGCCGAGCACGCGGAGCGCGAGGCGGCCGACGGCCGCGGGGCGGCGCGGCGGTGGGTGTGGGGGCAGGTGCTCGGCTCCGTCCCCGCGCTCCTGCGGCGGAGTTGGTGGCGCGGCTGGAGCGGGTTCGAGCCGCGGGCGAACCGGATGCGACCTGGAGGTCCGATGCTGGAGAGCTGGATCATGGACGCGCGCTACGCGGTGCGCCGCCTGCGCGCGCGTCCCACCTACACCCTGCTGGCCGTGCTCACCCTGGCGCTGGGCGTCGGCGGCACCGCCGCCATCTTCGGCGTCGCGCGCGGGCTGCTGCTGGACCCGCTGCCGTACCGGGCCGAGGACGAGGTCGCGGTCTTCTGGTTCCCCGCGAGCTGGACGGAGGAGGAGTTCCTCTACCTGCGCGGCAACTTCCCCGGCTTCCAGCAGGTGGCGGCGTACCGCTCCGAGGACGCCACGCTGGAGCTGAGCGGCGCCCCGGCGCGCCTCCTCCCCGGCATCGCCTCGTCGTCGGAGCTCTTCCGGGTGCTGGGCGTGCGGCCGGAGCTCGGGCGCGGGCTGCAGGCGGGCGACGACGCCCAGGGCGCCGAGCCGGTGGCCGTGCTCTCCCACGGCCTCTGGCGCGAGCTGGGGGGCGACCCGTCCCTCGTGGGGAAGCGCATCCGCCTCGACGGCGTTTCCCGCACGGTGGTGGGGGTGATGCCGGCCGGATTCTGGTTCCCCGATCCCACGGTGCGCGTCTGGCTCGCCGCGCCGCTCGACCCCGAGGGCCGCTCGGGGAGCTACACCTTCGTGGGCCGCGTGGCGCCGGGGCAGAAGGTGGACGCGATGAGCGGGCCGCTCGCCCGGCTCAAGACCATGCTAGCCGAGCGCTTCGAGTACCCGGAGCAGTGGGACAAGACGCGCGAGCCCTCGCTCACCCCGGTCCGCGAGTTCCTCCTGGGGAAGCTCAGGCCGGCGGTGCTCGCCACGGTCGCCGCCATGGCCCTCATCCTCCTCATCGCCTGCGCCAACGTGGCCGCGCTGATGCTGGGGCAGGTGGAGGGGCGGACGACGGAGCTGGCGGTGCGCACGGCCCTGGGCGCCGACCGCGCCCGGCTCACCCAGCAGCTCGTGGCCGAGGCGCTGCTGGTGGGCGCGGTGGCCGGCGGGATCGGCGCGGCGCTCGCCGCGGGGGCGTTCCGCCTGCTGGTGGGCGCGCTCCCGCTCGGCGCCTGGGCCGAGAGCGTGTCGCTGGACTGGAGCGTGTTCTGGGCGGCGATGGGGGTCGCCCTGCTGGCCTCGCTCCTCGTGGCGCTGGTACCCGTGGTGGCCCTCTGGCGCGGCGACCTGCGGAGCGCGCTGGGGCGGCAGCGCACGGGCGGGATCGGCGGGCGCGGCGGGCGGCTGGAGGGCGGGCTGGTGGTGGCGGAGGTGGCGCTCGGGGTGCTGATGGCCGCCGGCGCCGCGCTGCTGGTGCGGAGCGTATCCAATCTCTACGCCATCGACCCGGGCGTGGACACCCGCGGCGTGGCGGTGATCGACGTGGCCCTGGGCGCCGACGTCCCCACCGAGCGCCGGCAGCAGACGGTGCGCGAGCTGGTGGCGGCGCTCGGCCAGCTGCCGGGGGTGCGCTCGGCCGGCGCGGCCCAGAAGATCCCCCTGCGCGGCTCGGGCGACAACTGGGGCCTCGCCGTGGTGGGGCGCCCCGACCTGGAGGAGAGCACCACGGCCTTCCGCATCGTGACGCCCGGGTACTTCCCCACCATGGGGATCGCGCTCCGGCAGGGGCGCCTCTTCGGCGGCTCCGACCGGCCCGGCGGCGAGCGCGCGGTGGTGGTCAACGAGGCGCTCGCCCGCAAGTACTTCCCCGGCGTGAGTCCCGTCGGCCGGCTCGTCTCCACCGGCTTCGACAGCGCCGGGGAGCGCATCGTGGGCGTGGTGGAGGACGTCGCCGAGGGCAGCCTCACCGACCAGGCCGAGCCCGCGCGCTACATGCTCTACGACCAGATCCCCTACGCCCCCGAGGGGAACACGCTCGTGCTGCGCACCGACCGCCCCGAGGACGCGGCGGCGGTGCTCGACGCCGCGCGGCGCACGATCCAGCGCACCGCCCCCGGCGTGGCCGTCCAGAAGGCGACCACCATGGAGCGGGTGCTCGCGCAGGCGGTGGGGCCGGCGCGCCAGGTGATGACGCTGCTGACCCTGCTCACGGGGCTGGCGCTGGTGCTGGGGGCGGTGGGCGTCTACGGGGTGATCTCGCACTTCGCCAGCCGCCGCCGGCGCGACTGGGGGATCCGCGTGGCGCTGGGGCTCAGGCCGTCGCGCGTGGTCGCCCTGGTCGTCCGGCACGGCGCCGCGCTGGTGGGCGGCGGGATCGCGCTGGGCATCGTCGCGACCCTCGTGCTGGCCCGGCTACTCGCCTCGCTGCTGTACGGCATCGGCGCCGCCGACCCGCTGGCCCTGGCCGCCGCGGCCGCCGCCCTGATGACGGTGGGGCTGGTCGCCGCGTACGTGCCGGCGTGGCGCGCCAGCCGCGTGGACCCGGCCGAGGTGCTGCGCGAGCAGTGA
- a CDS encoding sigma-54 dependent transcriptional regulator, protein MTELIVVARSDSFSALWPQLAAAAGTSARVVETAEDAAPAADALALLVNVAGVEEEAEPLLRALAAAGAPPALVVGASADHRLAAALVRAGAGDYFALPGDLEALRSELADRAKGREARAAGGRLAEAERSAFDFGRIIGRSPQLRAALDRAARIIPRDRATVLVTGETGTGKELLAQAIHYNGPRAAGAFVELNCNAIPANLIESELFGHEKGAFTDARTAKPGLFEAADGGTLFLDEIGDLPLTLQGKLLKVLEEKQVRRLGALKGRTVDVRIIAATHVDLAAAVKRGDFREDLFYRLSVIPIHLPPLRDRGEDVLLIAEHFLRTLSRQYGMDPPPVTPELRRALAAHTWPGNVRELRNSLERALLLGDGGVDPADLFPGPAPAAAAPASNGAIPFPATLGEIERAAAFAMVERFEGNKSAAAEALGISRSRLYRLLEGIEEDVPE, encoded by the coding sequence GTGACCGAGCTGATCGTCGTCGCACGCTCCGACAGCTTCTCCGCGCTCTGGCCGCAGCTCGCCGCCGCGGCCGGGACGAGCGCGCGCGTGGTGGAGACGGCCGAGGACGCCGCCCCCGCCGCCGACGCCCTGGCCCTGCTGGTGAACGTGGCCGGGGTGGAGGAGGAGGCCGAGCCGCTGCTCCGCGCGCTGGCGGCCGCGGGGGCGCCGCCCGCGCTGGTGGTGGGGGCCAGCGCCGACCACCGCCTGGCCGCCGCCCTCGTGCGCGCGGGCGCGGGGGATTACTTCGCCCTCCCGGGCGACCTGGAGGCGCTCCGGTCCGAGCTGGCCGACCGGGCGAAGGGGCGCGAGGCGCGCGCGGCGGGGGGCCGCCTGGCCGAGGCCGAGCGCAGCGCCTTCGACTTCGGCCGCATCATCGGCAGGAGCCCGCAGCTGCGCGCGGCGCTCGACCGGGCGGCGCGCATCATCCCCCGCGACCGCGCCACCGTGCTGGTCACCGGCGAGACGGGGACGGGGAAGGAGCTCCTGGCGCAGGCCATCCACTACAACGGCCCGCGCGCGGCCGGGGCGTTCGTGGAGCTCAACTGCAACGCCATCCCCGCCAACCTGATCGAGTCGGAGCTCTTCGGGCACGAGAAGGGGGCGTTCACCGACGCGCGCACCGCCAAGCCGGGGCTCTTCGAGGCCGCCGACGGGGGCACCCTCTTCCTGGACGAGATCGGCGACCTGCCGCTCACCCTGCAGGGGAAGCTGCTCAAGGTGCTGGAGGAGAAGCAGGTGCGGCGGCTGGGGGCGCTCAAGGGCCGCACCGTGGACGTGCGCATCATCGCCGCCACGCACGTGGACCTGGCGGCGGCGGTCAAGCGCGGCGACTTCCGCGAGGACCTCTTCTACCGGCTGAGCGTGATCCCCATCCACCTCCCGCCGCTGCGCGACCGGGGCGAGGACGTGCTCCTGATCGCCGAGCACTTCCTGCGCACCCTCTCCCGGCAGTACGGGATGGACCCGCCGCCCGTCACCCCGGAGCTGCGCCGGGCGCTCGCCGCGCACACCTGGCCGGGGAACGTGCGCGAGCTGCGCAACTCCCTGGAGCGCGCCCTCCTCCTGGGCGACGGCGGCGTCGACCCGGCCGACCTCTTCCCCGGCCCCGCGCCCGCCGCGGCCGCGCCCGCCTCGAACGGCGCGATCCCCTTCCCGGCCACCCTGGGCGAGATCGAGCGCGCCGCCGCCTTCGCCATGGTGGAGCGCTTCGAGGGGAACAAGAGCGCGGCCGCCGAGGCGCTGGGGATCTCGCGCTCGCGGCTGTACCGGCTGCTGGAGGGGATCGAGGAGGATGTCCCGGAATGA
- a CDS encoding tetratricopeptide repeat protein, with amino-acid sequence MTDAAPPAGLLEEARTLAGGREWSTLVERLGSVSETELFAEPEVAFLLADALWRTGSPDRAVPLAERVLALAGRRGDRRLSLRALNVLGVALFESGRMPEAEGRFAELLERASDWGDVDFAARASNGLGALAHLRGRRDEGLAYFQRAISGYTRMGNRRGLAQTHYNLGLAFRDLGFDADADAHYRRAMDFAAESDTEEVAAIAEAERALLRARSGDGRLAESMALRALERFERLSDPTGTAQVVRVLAAAARANGDDAGAEAHLARALELARSHPDPVTRADVQRDRGLLLRDLGRAAEAREALEEAVAGFDQVGATAEAGALRAILAGLPEPPS; translated from the coding sequence GTGACCGACGCCGCCCCCCCCGCCGGCCTCCTCGAGGAGGCGCGCACCCTCGCCGGCGGCCGGGAGTGGTCCACCCTCGTCGAAAGGCTGGGCTCCGTGTCCGAAACGGAGCTTTTCGCCGAGCCCGAGGTGGCCTTCCTCCTGGCCGACGCGCTCTGGCGCACGGGCAGCCCCGACCGGGCCGTGCCCCTGGCCGAGCGCGTGCTGGCGCTGGCGGGGCGGCGCGGCGACCGGCGGCTGTCTTTGCGCGCGCTCAACGTGCTGGGGGTGGCGCTCTTCGAGTCGGGGCGCATGCCCGAGGCCGAGGGGCGCTTCGCCGAGCTGCTGGAGCGGGCGAGCGACTGGGGCGACGTGGACTTCGCCGCGCGCGCCTCCAACGGGCTGGGGGCGCTGGCCCACCTGCGCGGCCGGCGCGACGAGGGGCTGGCGTACTTCCAGCGCGCCATCTCCGGCTACACGCGCATGGGCAACCGGCGCGGGCTGGCGCAGACGCACTACAACCTGGGCCTCGCCTTCCGCGACCTGGGCTTCGACGCCGACGCCGACGCCCACTACCGCCGGGCGATGGACTTCGCGGCCGAGAGCGACACCGAGGAGGTGGCGGCCATCGCCGAGGCCGAGCGGGCCCTGCTGCGCGCCCGCTCGGGCGACGGGCGCCTGGCCGAGAGCATGGCGCTCAGGGCCCTGGAGCGCTTCGAGCGCCTGTCGGACCCCACGGGCACCGCCCAGGTGGTGCGCGTGCTGGCCGCGGCCGCGCGGGCCAACGGCGACGACGCCGGGGCCGAGGCGCACCTGGCCCGCGCGCTGGAGCTGGCCCGCAGCCACCCCGACCCGGTGACGCGCGCCGACGTGCAGCGCGACCGGGGGCTCCTCCTGCGCGACCTGGGGCGCGCGGCCGAGGCGCGCGAGGCGCTGGAGGAGGCCGTGGCCGGGTTCGACCAGGTCGGCGCCACCGCCGAAGCCGGGGCGCTGCGCGCGATCCTGGCCGGGCTGCCCGAGCCGCCTTCCTGA